The Halanaerobium praevalens DSM 2228 genome contains a region encoding:
- the rseP gene encoding RIP metalloprotease RseP: MVLTIVSFIIVLGLLVFIHEFGHYITAKKSDIMVTEFALGFGPKLISKKVGETVYSIRSIPLGGFCNMVGEFPADESMPEAERKVYEKAKAAGRLFNQKSAFKRLAVILMGPIMNFLLATLIFILAFIAVGVPTATTQNAILGQVIPEQPAAQAGLRANDKIISINGQEINSWEQMSQLIQKNAEKEISLQYERNNKIKKVNLTPIFSQNSEKGVIGIYPQLVREKVSFAKSIKLGLKQSYQVFIMTIQGFMQMFKDSSAEDIGGPIMIASIIGRAARVGLINVLNWTAIISINLGIINLIPFPALDGGRILFILIEMIRGKAVDPKKENYVHLIGFAILIVLMIFIIYNDLMRTLF; encoded by the coding sequence ATGGTTTTAACTATTGTTTCCTTTATAATTGTTTTAGGTCTCTTAGTTTTTATTCACGAATTTGGTCATTATATTACAGCTAAGAAATCTGATATAATGGTCACGGAATTTGCGCTTGGTTTTGGTCCAAAATTAATTTCCAAAAAAGTTGGAGAAACAGTATATTCAATTAGATCTATACCTTTAGGTGGTTTTTGTAATATGGTCGGTGAATTTCCAGCCGATGAATCAATGCCAGAGGCAGAAAGAAAAGTTTATGAAAAAGCCAAAGCAGCAGGAAGACTTTTTAATCAAAAGTCAGCCTTTAAACGCTTAGCTGTTATTCTAATGGGGCCAATTATGAATTTTTTATTGGCTACTTTAATTTTTATTTTGGCTTTTATAGCAGTAGGAGTACCAACTGCTACTACTCAAAATGCAATTCTAGGTCAAGTTATACCAGAACAACCAGCTGCTCAAGCAGGATTAAGAGCAAATGATAAAATAATATCAATTAATGGTCAAGAAATTAACAGTTGGGAACAAATGTCCCAGCTGATTCAAAAAAATGCTGAAAAAGAAATTAGCCTGCAATATGAGAGGAATAATAAAATTAAAAAAGTTAATTTAACTCCTATTTTTAGTCAAAACAGTGAAAAAGGAGTAATTGGAATTTATCCTCAATTAGTTAGAGAAAAAGTTTCTTTTGCTAAATCAATTAAATTAGGCTTAAAACAAAGTTATCAAGTTTTTATAATGACAATTCAAGGTTTTATGCAGATGTTTAAAGATAGTTCAGCTGAGGATATTGGTGGTCCAATAATGATAGCTTCAATTATCGGTAGAGCTGCTAGAGTCGGCCTGATTAACGTTTTAAATTGGACCGCAATTATTAGTATTAATTTAGGAATTATTAATTTAATACCTTTTCCAGCTTTAGATGGAGGTAGAATACTCTTTATTTTAATTGAAATGATTCGGGGGAAAGCGGTAGATCCCAAAAAAGAAAATTATGTTCATTTAATTGGCTTTGCAATTTTAATAGTCTTAATGATCTTTATTATTTATAATGATTTAATGCGAACTTTATTTTAA
- a CDS encoding PolC-type DNA polymerase III: protein MTKAITIRENNALYKYLICDQKENIIYCITNKSNSEDIKNEIRNKLSLIENNFQIEIISDLNLKEELFLIWPQLINDFERYFSFTNNWLKRAQLFLENQELKIKVETKMAQKKLAQPKVINFLENNIAKYLKEIKKVSVHNGDFLPEIKSKTDPSKFKQRSERTAPPSNNNYSNGGTRSSKRKRKKNKDRYGRVIRGQKTHALVDLNTEIPSVIVEAELFDIDVRQTRKGSYLYILKITDYDSSISAKCFSDEKDDFLDSLNKGQYLKIRGKVTFDPYSKEWGIMFNDLNPLKQEKRKDEAEKKRVELHLHTQMSAMDSVLNVKDVVKRAGDWGHKALAITDHGVVQAFPDAYAAGEKHGVKIIYGVEAYLVDDGEPIIHNPYSASLAETEFIVFDLETTGLNPSQHEIIEIGAVKYQGGKKIAEFESFINPGVRIPAKITEITGINDRMVKNAPGLEKVINDFIEFAGTGVLVAHNADFDYGFIRTALEKLEIEKDDYTVLDTLGLSRAVVKDSKNHKLNTLAKYFGVDLENHHRALDDANATAEVLAKLLELIKDDGCHNLNKINDYISKIDWKDLRPFHAVILAENKKGLKNLYQLISISHLNNFYKKPRILKSVLLQHREGLIIGSACEAGQIYKAFVNNKPRSEIKKIAKLYDYLELQPLGNNQFLIPAKVNSKDDLKEINKKIYKLGQELDKPVVATTDAHFLDPKDSIFREILQTGQGFNDADQQPPIYYRTTNEMLSEFAYFGKKIAKEIVIDNPNQIADRIEKIKPIPDGLFTPEIEGAEAEIREMSYNRAHKFYGEKLPQLVIDRLEKELSSIIENGFAVIYLIAHKLVKKSLEDGYLVGSRGSVGSSFVATMTEITEVNPLPPHYRCPKCSKHEFITDGSIGTGVDLPDKKCPDCGTEYIKDGFDIPFEVFMGFKGDKVPDIDLNFSGEYQGKIHKYTEEFFGRDYVYKAGTISTIADRTAFGFVKNYLDEKGMDVKRAEIDRLVAGCTGVRRTTGQHPGGLMIVPKSNSIFDFSPIQHPANDQDTDIRTTHFDYHSISGRILKLDLLGHDDPTSLRLLQDMTGIEPKDIPLDDPDTMSIFSSTDILEVEADLLGTDIGTLGIPEFGTSFVQQMLRDTRPTTFAELVRISGLSHGTDVWINNAQSLIRNGKAELAEVISVRDDIMNYLLQKGVEPSQAFWIMEHVRKGKGLTAEEEEAMRENQVPNWYIDSCKKIKYMFPKAHAAAYVTMAYRIAYFKVHYPAAFYTAYFSIKAGDFDAQLACNGRQVVIDKIEELEALGNDMTAKESGTLTVLRIVLEAMMRGIEFMPVDIYESAANHFIKKEENKLLAPLISLQGLGGSAAESVVVERQKSDFTSIEELSNRTSLTSTVIEILREHGSLAGMPERNQLSLF from the coding sequence ATGACAAAAGCAATTACTATAAGAGAAAACAATGCTTTATATAAATATTTAATTTGTGATCAAAAAGAAAATATTATTTATTGTATTACAAATAAAAGTAATAGTGAAGATATAAAAAATGAAATAAGGAATAAACTTTCTCTTATAGAAAATAATTTTCAAATAGAAATTATTTCTGACTTAAATTTAAAAGAAGAATTATTTTTAATTTGGCCCCAATTAATTAATGATTTTGAAAGATATTTTTCTTTTACTAATAATTGGTTAAAAAGAGCCCAATTATTTTTAGAAAATCAGGAACTGAAGATTAAAGTTGAAACAAAAATGGCACAAAAAAAATTAGCTCAACCAAAAGTAATTAATTTTTTAGAAAATAATATAGCTAAATATTTAAAAGAAATAAAAAAAGTAAGTGTTCATAACGGTGATTTTTTACCAGAAATAAAAAGCAAAACTGATCCCAGCAAATTTAAGCAGAGATCTGAAAGAACAGCTCCTCCTTCTAATAATAATTATTCAAATGGAGGAACTCGTTCGTCTAAGCGGAAGCGTAAAAAAAATAAAGATCGTTATGGTAGAGTAATCAGAGGTCAGAAAACTCATGCTTTAGTTGATTTAAATACCGAAATACCCTCTGTTATAGTTGAAGCAGAATTATTTGATATTGATGTTCGCCAAACTCGTAAAGGTAGTTATCTTTATATTTTGAAAATTACTGATTATGATAGCTCAATTTCTGCTAAATGTTTTTCTGATGAAAAGGATGATTTTTTAGATAGTTTAAATAAAGGTCAATATCTTAAAATAAGAGGTAAAGTAACTTTTGATCCTTATAGTAAAGAATGGGGAATTATGTTTAATGATTTAAATCCTCTTAAGCAGGAAAAAAGAAAAGATGAAGCAGAAAAAAAGAGGGTAGAACTACATTTGCACACTCAAATGAGTGCTATGGACTCTGTGCTTAATGTAAAAGATGTGGTTAAAAGAGCTGGAGATTGGGGACATAAAGCACTTGCTATTACTGATCACGGAGTAGTTCAGGCTTTTCCAGATGCTTATGCAGCTGGTGAAAAACATGGAGTCAAAATAATTTATGGAGTAGAAGCTTATTTGGTTGATGACGGAGAACCAATAATCCATAATCCATATTCAGCTTCTTTAGCAGAAACTGAATTTATTGTTTTTGATCTAGAAACCACAGGTTTAAATCCCTCTCAGCATGAGATAATAGAGATTGGAGCTGTTAAATATCAAGGTGGTAAAAAAATAGCTGAATTTGAATCATTTATTAATCCTGGAGTGCGAATCCCAGCTAAAATCACTGAAATTACAGGAATTAATGATCGGATGGTTAAAAATGCTCCAGGTTTAGAAAAAGTAATTAATGATTTTATTGAATTTGCAGGAACTGGAGTTTTAGTAGCTCATAATGCTGATTTTGATTATGGTTTTATTAGAACAGCACTTGAAAAATTAGAAATTGAAAAAGACGATTATACTGTCCTTGACACCTTAGGACTTTCAAGAGCAGTTGTTAAAGATAGTAAAAATCATAAATTAAATACTTTGGCCAAATATTTTGGTGTTGATTTAGAAAATCATCATCGTGCTTTAGATGATGCTAATGCTACAGCAGAAGTTTTAGCTAAGCTTTTAGAATTAATAAAAGATGACGGATGTCATAATCTAAATAAAATTAATGATTATATTTCTAAAATAGATTGGAAAGACTTAAGACCTTTTCATGCTGTAATTTTAGCTGAGAACAAAAAAGGGTTAAAAAATCTTTATCAACTAATTTCTATTTCTCATTTAAATAATTTTTATAAAAAACCAAGGATTTTAAAAAGTGTTCTGCTCCAGCATAGAGAAGGATTAATCATTGGCTCTGCTTGTGAAGCAGGACAAATTTATAAAGCTTTTGTTAATAATAAACCACGAAGTGAAATTAAAAAGATTGCTAAACTATATGATTATTTAGAATTACAGCCTTTAGGTAATAATCAATTTTTAATTCCAGCCAAGGTGAACTCTAAAGATGATTTAAAAGAGATAAATAAAAAAATATATAAATTAGGACAAGAACTTGATAAACCTGTAGTTGCAACTACAGATGCTCATTTTTTGGATCCTAAAGACAGTATTTTTCGAGAAATTTTACAGACTGGTCAGGGCTTTAATGATGCTGATCAACAACCACCAATTTATTATAGAACTACAAATGAAATGTTATCTGAATTTGCATATTTTGGTAAAAAAATAGCAAAAGAAATTGTAATTGATAACCCAAACCAAATTGCAGATCGAATTGAAAAAATAAAACCGATTCCAGATGGACTTTTTACTCCTGAAATTGAAGGTGCTGAAGCAGAAATTAGAGAGATGTCATATAATCGAGCCCATAAATTTTATGGAGAAAAATTGCCCCAACTGGTTATTGATCGTTTGGAGAAAGAACTTTCTTCAATTATTGAAAATGGTTTTGCAGTTATTTATTTAATTGCCCATAAACTAGTTAAAAAATCATTAGAAGATGGCTATTTAGTAGGTTCACGAGGATCAGTTGGATCTTCGTTTGTAGCAACAATGACCGAAATAACTGAGGTTAATCCACTACCTCCACATTATCGTTGCCCTAAGTGTTCTAAGCATGAGTTTATTACGGATGGCTCAATTGGAACTGGGGTGGATTTACCAGATAAGAAATGTCCTGATTGTGGAACTGAATATATTAAAGACGGTTTTGATATACCTTTTGAAGTTTTTATGGGGTTTAAGGGAGATAAAGTTCCGGATATTGATTTAAACTTTTCTGGTGAATACCAAGGCAAAATTCACAAATATACAGAAGAATTTTTTGGTAGAGACTATGTTTATAAAGCAGGTACTATTTCGACCATTGCTGATCGAACAGCTTTTGGCTTTGTTAAAAATTACCTTGATGAAAAAGGAATGGATGTTAAAAGAGCAGAAATTGATCGTTTAGTTGCTGGTTGTACTGGAGTTCGTCGGACTACTGGTCAGCATCCAGGTGGTTTAATGATTGTTCCTAAATCAAATAGTATTTTTGATTTTAGTCCAATTCAGCATCCTGCCAATGATCAAGATACAGATATTAGAACAACTCATTTTGATTATCATTCCATTAGTGGTCGTATTTTAAAATTAGATTTACTGGGGCATGATGATCCAACTTCTTTAAGGCTTTTGCAGGATATGACAGGAATAGAACCAAAGGATATTCCGCTTGATGACCCAGATACAATGAGTATTTTTTCAAGTACAGATATATTGGAAGTTGAGGCTGATTTATTAGGTACTGATATAGGTACTTTAGGTATCCCAGAATTTGGAACTTCTTTTGTTCAGCAAATGCTTAGAGATACTAGGCCAACAACTTTTGCTGAATTAGTCCGAATTAGTGGTCTTTCTCATGGGACTGATGTCTGGATTAATAATGCTCAAAGTTTAATTAGAAATGGCAAAGCTGAATTAGCAGAAGTTATTTCTGTAAGAGATGATATTATGAATTACCTTTTACAAAAAGGTGTAGAACCATCTCAAGCTTTCTGGATTATGGAACATGTGCGTAAAGGTAAAGGTCTAACAGCTGAAGAAGAAGAGGCGATGAGGGAAAACCAGGTGCCAAATTGGTATATTGATTCTTGTAAAAAGATTAAATATATGTTTCCAAAGGCACATGCTGCAGCTTATGTAACAATGGCTTATCGGATTGCATATTTTAAAGTTCATTATCCAGCTGCTTTTTATACTGCTTATTTTTCTATTAAAGCAGGAGATTTTGATGCTCAGCTAGCTTGTAATGGCCGCCAGGTTGTTATTGATAAAATTGAAGAGCTGGAGGCTTTAGGAAATGATATGACTGCTAAAGAAAGTGGAACTCTTACTGTTTTAAGAATTGTACTGGAAGCTATGATGCGTGGTATAGAGTTTATGCCAGTTGACATTTATGAGTCAGCAGCAAATCATTTTATTAAAAAAGAAGAAAATAAACTTTTAGCCCCTTTAATTAGTTTACAGGGGCTTGGTGGCAGTGCAGCTGAAAGTGTAGTCGTTGAGAGACAAAAGTCAGACTTCACTTCAATAGAAGAGCTATCAAATCGAACTTCACTGACTTCAACTGTAATTGAAATCTTGAGAGAACATGGATCTCTAGCTGGAATGCCAGAACGAAATCAACTCTCTTTATTTTAA
- a CDS encoding 1-deoxy-D-xylulose-5-phosphate reductoisomerase, translating to MKEITILGSTGSIGTQTLAVIDKLDDWKVKGLTVYQNIDLLAKQIKKYQPEFVVVVDEQAASSLKNNLNTKKTKILSGKENLKTAAAENVDILLNAIVGFAGLEPSIAAAKAANDIALANKESLVSGGPILTELVKEKGIKLLPVDSEHNAIFQLLQGHAKELKEIILTASGGPFFAYSKSELEKVGVEDALNHPNWEMGSKITIDSASLMNKGLEVIEAHWLFDCPYEKIKVLVHPQSIVHSMIRLLDGTILAEMGPADMKLPINYCLNYPQRKASFENDLKLDQITALEFFKADTEKFPNLKYAYTAGKAGGTFPAVLNAANEIAVYSFLKGKIPFLAISQVVAAVLDQHQNISQPNLEAILRSDQEARRLALEVIKEWF from the coding sequence ATGAAAGAAATAACAATCCTTGGTTCCACAGGTTCAATTGGGACTCAAACTTTAGCAGTAATAGATAAATTAGATGATTGGAAAGTTAAAGGGCTAACAGTTTATCAAAATATTGATTTATTAGCTAAACAAATAAAAAAATACCAACCAGAATTTGTAGTAGTCGTTGATGAACAGGCTGCTTCTTCTTTAAAAAATAATTTAAATACTAAAAAAACGAAAATTTTAAGTGGTAAAGAGAATTTAAAAACTGCTGCTGCTGAGAATGTAGATATTTTATTAAATGCTATTGTGGGTTTTGCTGGCTTAGAACCATCGATAGCTGCAGCCAAAGCAGCTAATGACATCGCTTTAGCAAATAAAGAAAGTCTAGTTAGTGGTGGGCCAATTTTAACAGAATTGGTTAAAGAAAAAGGAATTAAATTACTTCCAGTTGATAGTGAACATAATGCTATTTTTCAATTATTACAAGGACATGCAAAAGAATTGAAGGAAATTATTTTAACTGCTTCTGGGGGACCTTTCTTTGCTTATTCTAAATCAGAACTAGAAAAAGTGGGGGTTGAAGATGCTTTAAATCATCCTAATTGGGAAATGGGTAGTAAAATTACTATTGATTCAGCTTCTTTAATGAATAAAGGCTTAGAAGTGATAGAAGCTCACTGGTTATTTGATTGTCCATATGAAAAAATCAAGGTTTTGGTGCATCCTCAAAGCATTGTTCATTCTATGATTAGACTTCTTGATGGAACAATACTTGCAGAGATGGGGCCAGCAGATATGAAATTACCTATTAATTATTGTTTAAATTATCCTCAGCGAAAAGCAAGTTTTGAAAACGATTTAAAACTTGATCAAATCACTGCTTTAGAATTTTTTAAAGCAGATACAGAAAAATTTCCTAATCTAAAATATGCTTATACAGCTGGTAAAGCAGGAGGAACTTTTCCAGCAGTTTTAAATGCTGCTAACGAAATTGCAGTTTATAGTTTTCTGAAAGGAAAAATACCATTTTTAGCTATTAGTCAGGTTGTTGCAGCAGTTCTAGATCAGCATCAAAATATTAGTCAACCGAATTTAGAAGCAATATTAAGATCTGACCAAGAAGCTAGACGCTTAGCGCTGGAGGTTATTAAAGAATGGTTTTAA
- the ispG gene encoding flavodoxin-dependent (E)-4-hydroxy-3-methylbut-2-enyl-diphosphate synthase has product MYNRRKSKTVYFSKQPVGGNSLISIQSMCNTKTENIKATVAQIKELEAVGCEIIRVAIPNKKAAAAIPAIKKEIKIPLVADIHFDYRLALMAVANGIDALRINPGNIGNEKRVKEVALACKEKKIPIRVGSNSGSLAKELLKKHGGPTAEAMVESALKNIKILEANDFYDIVISLKSSHIPATIKAYQLMAKKVDYPFHIGITEAGTPGRGTIKSAAGIAALLTQGLGDTLRISLTGSPVQEVKAAWQILKSLELRKKGVNIISCPTCGRTNIDLISLAEKVEKELRGLDKDITVAVMGCAVNGPGEAKEADIGIAGGQDSGLIFKSGKIIKKVEEDKLLSELLKEINKL; this is encoded by the coding sequence ATGTATAATAGAAGGAAAAGCAAAACTGTTTACTTTTCTAAACAACCGGTAGGTGGAAACTCTTTAATTTCCATTCAATCAATGTGTAATACCAAAACTGAAAATATTAAAGCTACTGTTGCCCAAATCAAAGAATTGGAAGCAGTTGGTTGTGAGATTATTCGAGTTGCTATTCCTAATAAAAAAGCAGCTGCAGCTATTCCAGCAATAAAAAAAGAAATTAAGATTCCTCTAGTAGCAGATATTCATTTTGATTATCGCTTAGCCTTAATGGCTGTTGCTAATGGAATTGATGCTTTGCGAATTAATCCTGGTAATATTGGTAATGAAAAAAGAGTTAAAGAAGTGGCTTTAGCTTGTAAAGAAAAAAAAATTCCCATTCGAGTTGGCAGCAATTCTGGTTCACTTGCCAAAGAATTATTAAAAAAACATGGTGGTCCAACTGCAGAAGCAATGGTTGAGAGTGCCTTAAAAAATATTAAAATTTTAGAAGCGAATGATTTTTATGATATAGTAATTTCTCTTAAATCAAGTCATATTCCAGCAACAATTAAAGCTTATCAATTAATGGCTAAAAAAGTTGATTATCCTTTCCATATTGGTATAACTGAAGCGGGAACACCTGGGAGAGGAACTATTAAATCAGCAGCAGGTATTGCTGCTCTTTTAACCCAAGGTCTTGGAGATACTTTAAGAATTTCTTTGACTGGTTCTCCAGTTCAAGAAGTTAAAGCTGCTTGGCAAATATTAAAATCACTTGAATTAAGAAAAAAAGGAGTTAATATTATTTCTTGTCCTACCTGTGGCCGGACTAATATTGATTTAATTTCTTTAGCAGAGAAAGTAGAAAAAGAATTAAGGGGACTTGACAAAGATATTACAGTTGCAGTCATGGGCTGTGCAGTTAATGGGCCTGGTGAAGCAAAAGAAGCTGATATTGGGATTGCAGGTGGTCAAGACTCAGGCTTGATTTTTAAGTCAGGAAAAATAATTAAAAAAGTTGAAGAAGATAAACTTTTATCAGAGCTTTTAAAAGAGATTAACAAACTATAA
- a CDS encoding proline--tRNA ligase, translating into MRMSKLYLPTLKEDPAEADVISHQLMLRAGMMRKHASGIYSYLPLGYKVIKKIEKIARKHMDNSEAQEVLLPIMQDSQIWKDSKRWDKFGPLMIKFNDRKNREFCLGPTHEEVVTDLVRDEVRSYKDLPLNLYQIQTKVRDEIRPRFGVMRGREFIMKDAYSLDIDSAGLDKSYQAMYDAYEKIFAECGLEAVSVEADTGAMGGKDSHEFMVLADSGEDEIAFCNDCNYAANVERATSQKVGIDFEIESDFEKIQTPQIKTISELEDYLEVPAAKMIKAVAMVADGEAVLALVSGEDELNEIKLTNYLQANELRAAEAEEFEELFNSVPGFIGPINLTEVRIIADQRLKNMSGAIVGANEEDYHFKNVKVKRDFEVEAFADLRSVKSGERCPKCEKGKLDIKAGIEVGHIFKLGTKYSENMDANYLDENGKAQPIVMGSYGIGITRLVAAAIEQNNDQYGIKWPKAIAPYQIIILPLGNDDEVQTKSEAIYQDLKAKGWEVLIDDRKERAGVKFNDSELIGIPLRLTIGSRSLKNGVVEAMTRENNMKTEIELEQLETKIEALFAGIA; encoded by the coding sequence ATGAGAATGTCAAAATTATATTTACCTACTTTAAAAGAAGATCCAGCTGAAGCCGATGTTATTAGTCATCAGCTAATGTTAAGAGCTGGGATGATGAGAAAACATGCTTCTGGTATTTATTCATATTTACCACTGGGCTATAAAGTGATTAAAAAAATAGAAAAAATAGCTAGAAAACATATGGATAATAGTGAAGCCCAAGAAGTATTATTGCCAATTATGCAGGATTCTCAGATCTGGAAAGATTCTAAGCGTTGGGATAAATTTGGTCCTTTAATGATTAAATTTAATGATCGTAAAAATAGAGAATTTTGTTTAGGACCAACTCACGAAGAAGTTGTAACTGATCTTGTAAGAGATGAGGTTCGTTCTTATAAAGATTTACCTTTAAATTTATATCAAATCCAAACTAAAGTTAGAGATGAAATTAGACCTCGTTTTGGTGTAATGAGAGGGCGAGAATTTATTATGAAAGATGCTTATAGTTTAGATATTGATTCTGCTGGCTTAGATAAAAGTTATCAGGCAATGTATGATGCCTATGAAAAAATATTTGCTGAATGTGGATTAGAAGCTGTTTCAGTTGAGGCAGATACTGGAGCCATGGGAGGTAAAGACTCACACGAATTTATGGTTTTAGCTGACTCTGGTGAAGATGAAATTGCTTTCTGTAATGATTGTAATTATGCAGCAAATGTAGAAAGAGCTACTTCTCAAAAAGTTGGTATTGATTTTGAGATAGAATCTGATTTTGAAAAAATACAGACACCTCAAATCAAAACAATTAGTGAATTAGAAGACTATTTAGAAGTGCCAGCAGCTAAAATGATTAAAGCAGTTGCTATGGTTGCAGATGGTGAAGCTGTTTTAGCTTTAGTTTCTGGTGAAGATGAATTAAATGAAATTAAATTAACTAACTATCTACAAGCAAATGAATTAAGAGCTGCTGAAGCAGAAGAATTTGAAGAATTATTTAATAGTGTTCCAGGCTTTATTGGACCGATAAATTTAACTGAAGTTAGAATTATCGCTGACCAAAGACTAAAAAATATGTCAGGAGCTATTGTTGGTGCTAATGAAGAAGACTATCATTTTAAAAATGTTAAAGTAAAAAGAGATTTTGAAGTAGAAGCATTTGCTGATTTACGTTCAGTTAAGAGTGGAGAGCGCTGTCCTAAATGTGAAAAAGGTAAATTGGATATTAAAGCTGGAATTGAAGTCGGACATATTTTTAAATTAGGAACTAAATATAGTGAAAATATGGATGCTAATTATCTTGATGAAAATGGAAAAGCTCAGCCAATTGTAATGGGAAGTTATGGGATTGGAATTACTCGTCTAGTTGCAGCAGCTATTGAACAAAATAATGACCAATATGGAATTAAATGGCCTAAAGCTATTGCTCCTTATCAAATTATTATTCTTCCTTTAGGTAATGATGATGAGGTACAGACTAAATCTGAAGCGATATATCAAGACTTAAAAGCTAAAGGGTGGGAAGTTTTAATTGATGATCGAAAAGAAAGAGCTGGAGTTAAGTTTAATGACTCGGAATTAATCGGAATTCCTCTGCGTCTAACAATCGGTTCTCGTTCTCTAAAAAATGGTGTTGTAGAAGCTATGACTAGAGAAAATAATATGAAAACAGAAATTGAATTAGAACAGTTAGAAACTAAAATAGAAGCTTTATTTGCTGGAATTGCTTAA
- the ytvI gene encoding sporulation integral membrane protein YtvI has protein sequence MKINKWYIKYFLTFLFLLLSLVMLKHVFIYFTPFIIAAVIASLINPVVDYFNKKIPIHRGFIVIIVLILVVVILVTMIIIGGAQGYLELNRLLRNLPDYRSIDSQIKWLSVQNQQLETLIQNWEVSDAVRDAINSNLQLLYNGIRDTLISVINSILEFLTKLPSVFMILFIAFIGTFFISRDRDKIKEFLVNIFPLAIQPKIANVFTQLNSSAVGYIRAMLILITISGIVAGIGVKLLGNQYALIVGVTAAVLDLIPIIGPALLFYPWIIVSIIFGNFSQAFSLFILHLFLAGIRSASEGKIMGKSLGLHPLATMIALFSGYRILGAIGFVVGPTFLVLIKAIVDSDLIDIKN, from the coding sequence ATGAAAATAAACAAATGGTATATTAAGTATTTTTTAACTTTTCTCTTTTTATTATTAAGTTTAGTTATGTTAAAACATGTGTTTATTTATTTCACTCCTTTTATTATTGCAGCAGTCATAGCTAGTTTAATTAATCCCGTTGTAGATTATTTTAATAAAAAAATACCAATTCATCGTGGCTTTATTGTAATTATAGTTCTCATTCTAGTTGTAGTTATTTTAGTAACTATGATTATTATTGGTGGTGCTCAAGGTTATTTAGAATTAAATAGATTGCTGCGCAATTTGCCTGATTATCGTTCAATTGATAGTCAAATTAAATGGTTATCTGTTCAAAATCAACAATTAGAAACTTTAATTCAAAATTGGGAAGTTTCAGATGCAGTTCGAGATGCAATTAATAGCAACTTACAACTTTTATATAATGGAATTCGTGATACTCTAATTTCTGTTATAAATTCAATTTTAGAATTTTTAACTAAATTACCAAGTGTTTTTATGATTCTCTTTATTGCTTTTATTGGAACCTTCTTTATTAGTAGAGATCGTGATAAAATTAAAGAATTTTTAGTTAATATTTTTCCGCTGGCTATCCAACCTAAAATAGCTAATGTTTTTACCCAACTAAACAGTTCTGCTGTAGGCTATATTAGAGCTATGTTGATTTTGATTACAATTAGTGGTATAGTGGCTGGTATCGGGGTCAAATTGCTTGGTAATCAATATGCTTTAATTGTAGGAGTAACGGCTGCCGTTTTAGATTTAATTCCTATTATTGGGCCAGCTTTATTATTTTATCCTTGGATAATAGTATCAATTATTTTTGGTAACTTTTCCCAAGCTTTTAGTCTTTTTATTCTTCATTTATTTTTAGCTGGAATTCGTTCAGCCTCTGAGGGTAAAATTATGGGGAAAAGTCTTGGCTTACATCCCCTTGCTACAATGATCGCTCTTTTTTCTGGATATAGAATTTTAGGGGCAATTGGTTTTGTTGTTGGACCGACTTTTTTGGTATTAATTAAAGCAATCGTTGATTCTGACTTAATAGATATTAAAAACTAA
- the rimP gene encoding ribosome maturation factor RimP produces MFYLGKVAETVTDFVLPIAQSENLNLIDVEFLKEGSDWILRIFLENKNGELTIEECEKVSRSLSMILDEEDPIDKSYILEVSSPGLERPLKTEEDFERFKGELIAVKTFKKIEGQKEFVGILKDFNVDKITLEIDNNKLEIDYSLVARANLTFEI; encoded by the coding sequence GTGTTTTATTTGGGAAAAGTTGCTGAAACAGTAACAGATTTTGTGCTTCCAATTGCCCAGAGTGAAAATCTTAATTTGATTGATGTTGAATTTTTAAAAGAAGGTAGTGATTGGATACTGCGAATTTTTTTAGAAAATAAAAATGGTGAATTAACAATAGAAGAATGTGAAAAAGTAAGTAGATCTTTAAGTATGATTTTAGATGAAGAAGATCCAATTGATAAAAGTTATATTTTAGAAGTTTCTTCACCAGGTTTAGAAAGACCCCTTAAAACTGAAGAGGATTTTGAACGTTTTAAGGGAGAACTAATAGCAGTTAAAACTTTTAAAAAAATTGAAGGACAAAAAGAATTTGTAGGAATCTTAAAAGATTTTAATGTTGATAAAATAACTTTAGAAATTGATAATAATAAATTAGAAATTGATTATAGCTTAGTTGCAAGAGCTAATTTGACTTTTGAAATTTAA